Within the Salinimonas marina genome, the region TTGGTATGAATGTCAGCAAGCTTTTCGTGAGGCGGCAGCGTAACTACCGAGCACGAATAGTCGGTTACCGATTTACCATAAGCATCCTGGCCGTGCCACACCCGATACAAACCGCCCATTGCGAGTTTGTCCTGTTCACCCACCTGCATATCGTGATATCGCTTGTTACTGCCGACCACCAGGGTTTCACCAAACCCCCGGGCGGGGATCACGCACCGCTGTTGACGAAACGCATGATAACCTGCACTTCTGGGGGTGTTTAGTTTGTCGTAGCGGGTATTAAAAGAGGTGTATTTTGATGGAACAAACCGGCTGCCCTGGTCACTTTGCTGCTTATCGAGTAATAACCACCAAATAGCATTGTGCATTTCGCGCTGACCTGCAGCATTTTCAAACACCACCGACACCCGCTCGGTGGCACGAATAAAGCGGGACAAACGCATGCCCTCCTCTGGCCACAGGCTGATATCAAGCTGTTCGCACAACGCCCGGGTGCCGGGCGAGTCGGTAACATTTAAGCGTCCGCACATAGGTTTCTACCCGTAATTTTTGTCCTGTTGGTTTGGCAGCGATGACTCTGGCTCATGTTCGGCCCCGGCATCTGCATGGCTACCTTCTATGCCCGCCCGGCGCGTCAATGGTTCAGGTAATCGCTTGCTGGGCTGCACCCCCAGATCCCGAAACTGCTCTACCTGGCGCACCAGATTTCCTCTGCCACTGGACAATTTATTAAATGCACCATCAAAATGCTTTTGGGAGGTCTCCAGTGACTTGCCCAGCTTGTCCATATCCTGCACAAATCCGGCAAACTTGTCATACAGCCGGGCGGCTTTTTCGGCAATTTTCTGGGCATTTTGATTCTGATATTCATACTGCCAAATATTATTTATGGTTCGTAACGCTACCAGCAGATTGGTGGGGCTTACCAGCATAATGTTGTGATTGAGTGCCATCGACACCAATTCAGGATCTTTTTCTATCGCCAGCAAAAACGCGGGTTCGATGGGAATAAATAATAGCACA harbors:
- a CDS encoding SOS response-associated peptidase family protein, producing the protein MCGRLNVTDSPGTRALCEQLDISLWPEEGMRLSRFIRATERVSVVFENAAGQREMHNAIWWLLLDKQQSDQGSRFVPSKYTSFNTRYDKLNTPRSAGYHAFRQQRCVIPARGFGETLVVGSNKRYHDMQVGEQDKLAMGGLYRVWHGQDAYGKSVTDYSCSVVTLPPHEKLADIHTKASPLMLSPEDGSLQRWLDRKVTDPEALSELLVPRLRHRLSAQPVDKPSTYQPTGAAFVLLAD